In one Candidatus Polarisedimenticolaceae bacterium genomic region, the following are encoded:
- a CDS encoding ABC transporter ATP-binding protein gives MFKVEGLAKRYGDVRAVDGITFDVRRGEVYGLLGPNGAGKSTTMAMLSGLLRPDEGRILFDGIDLAAEPVKVKARLGIVPQEPALYETLSARENLKFWAGIYGLSGAALDKAVDRVLDETALAARGKEPVKTFSGGMKRRLNLGIGLVHAPQAVLMDEPTVGIDPQARANLLEVVRRVAEAGTTIVYTTHYLEEAESLCDRIGILDHGKILAEGTLAELKQRLGDREVVLVHGRFDAEAARAALSGVAGAQVLSADEGKLLLSVAGGGRAAVELLQRVLGGGFEVDGVEIRPPSLNALFLDLTGRELRD, from the coding sequence GTGTTCAAGGTCGAAGGTCTGGCCAAGCGCTACGGCGACGTGCGCGCGGTCGACGGGATCACGTTCGATGTTCGCAGGGGCGAGGTCTACGGCCTGCTCGGTCCCAACGGCGCCGGGAAATCCACGACGATGGCGATGTTGTCGGGCCTCCTGCGCCCCGACGAGGGGCGGATCCTCTTCGACGGGATCGACCTCGCGGCGGAACCGGTGAAGGTCAAGGCGCGGCTCGGGATCGTGCCGCAGGAGCCCGCGCTCTACGAGACGTTGTCCGCCCGGGAGAACCTGAAGTTCTGGGCGGGGATCTACGGACTTTCGGGGGCCGCCCTCGACAAGGCGGTCGACCGCGTCCTCGACGAGACGGCGCTGGCGGCCCGCGGCAAGGAGCCGGTCAAGACCTTCTCGGGGGGGATGAAGCGGCGACTGAACCTCGGCATCGGCCTCGTGCACGCCCCGCAGGCGGTGCTGATGGACGAGCCGACGGTGGGGATCGATCCGCAGGCGCGCGCGAACCTCCTCGAGGTCGTGCGGCGGGTCGCCGAGGCCGGGACGACGATCGTCTACACGACCCACTACCTCGAGGAGGCCGAGAGCCTGTGCGACCGCATCGGAATCCTCGACCACGGGAAGATCCTCGCGGAAGGGACGCTCGCCGAGCTCAAGCAGCGGCTGGGCGATCGCGAGGTCGTGCTCGTGCACGGTCGCTTCGACGCGGAGGCGGCGCGCGCGGCGCTGTCGGGGGTCGCGGGGGCGCAGGTGCTCTCCGCCGACGAGGGGAAGCTGCTCCTCTCCGTCGCGGGGGGAGGGCGCGCGGCGGTCGAGCTCCTGCAGCGGGTGCTCGGCGGGGGCTTCGAGGTCGACGGCGTGGAGATCCGGCCGCCGAGCCTGAACGCGCTCTTCCTCGACCTCACCGGCCGTGAGCTTCGCGACTGA
- a CDS encoding response regulator transcription factor, with the protein MSTRIALLEDDPRYRAGLADLLSVEPGFEVVAVFDAVKPFLEAVREEEAPWDLVISDLGLPDGKGVDAIREVKRVAPTVTVVAVTVFEDPDTILEAICAGADGYLLKRTGAEEVVAQIRVVLAGGSPLTPAVAKTVVGLLRGPHAPVHAPGELDLSEREREVLRLLAEGLLYKQVAAALELSVETVKTYVRRIYRKLQVQTVAQAVHRAMRRGQI; encoded by the coding sequence ATGAGCACCCGCATCGCGCTTCTCGAGGACGACCCCCGCTACCGCGCCGGGCTGGCGGACCTTCTGTCCGTCGAGCCCGGCTTCGAGGTGGTCGCCGTCTTCGACGCGGTGAAGCCGTTCCTCGAGGCCGTGCGAGAAGAAGAAGCGCCGTGGGATCTCGTGATCTCGGACCTGGGCCTACCCGACGGGAAGGGCGTGGACGCGATCCGTGAGGTCAAGCGGGTCGCTCCGACGGTCACCGTCGTCGCCGTGACCGTCTTCGAGGACCCCGACACCATCCTCGAGGCGATCTGCGCGGGGGCCGACGGGTACCTGCTCAAGCGCACCGGAGCGGAGGAGGTCGTGGCGCAGATCCGCGTCGTCCTCGCCGGCGGCTCGCCCCTGACCCCCGCGGTGGCCAAGACCGTCGTGGGGCTCCTGCGAGGGCCGCACGCTCCGGTCCACGCTCCCGGCGAACTGGACCTTTCGGAGCGGGAACGCGAGGTATTGCGCCTTCTCGCCGAGGGGCTGCTCTACAAGCAGGTCGCGGCGGCCCTCGAGCTGAGCGTCGAGACCGTCAAGACCTACGTCCGCCGGATCTACCGGAAGCTGCAGGTCCAGACGGTCGCCCAGGCGGTCCACCGGGCGATGCGCCGCGGGCAGATCTGA
- a CDS encoding ABC transporter permease — protein MRTVFRLVAKDLARKRRAPLGFVVVLLFPVVFAALLGLAFGRGDGPPKIRLLLQNRDDGFLSRALASAFTSERSAEFLDVRVVGDEGRAILDRGGASALLVIPEHFTTDLLEGEPITLSLVRNPAEGILPEIAEQLAAILADGLDASSRVLRGPLARIRGFASDGKVRIEDAAIADVAVEVKRTIEGAESLVFPPVITLEGAFGADAKEQAAGTRGFGDVFLLVLPGVAVYALFLLGDQGMRDLLTESTEGTLRRQLAGPVRPATIVAGKALYSGALSGIGLVVLTFVGALALRRGVDPVGYLAMGVGTILAVTGVASVLYGFARTERQGATTSSVVYLVLAFAGGAFFPISNLPAALRTFSAISPFRWGTEGFRALLEPGAGAGAVMPHAGILAAIGVASLAIGSWALSRTARRGGAA, from the coding sequence ATGCGGACGGTCTTCCGCCTCGTCGCCAAGGACCTCGCGCGCAAGCGGCGCGCGCCGCTGGGGTTCGTCGTCGTGTTGCTCTTCCCCGTGGTGTTCGCCGCGCTGCTGGGCCTGGCCTTCGGCCGGGGCGACGGACCGCCGAAGATCCGACTGCTCCTGCAGAACCGGGACGACGGCTTCCTCTCGCGAGCCCTGGCTTCGGCGTTCACCTCCGAGCGGTCGGCGGAGTTCCTCGACGTGCGTGTGGTCGGGGACGAAGGGCGCGCCATCCTCGACCGGGGCGGTGCCTCCGCGCTGCTCGTGATCCCCGAGCACTTCACGACCGACCTGCTCGAGGGCGAACCGATCACCCTCTCGCTCGTGCGCAACCCCGCGGAGGGGATCCTCCCCGAGATCGCCGAGCAGCTCGCGGCGATCCTCGCCGACGGGCTCGACGCGTCGTCGCGGGTGCTGCGCGGACCGCTCGCAAGGATCCGCGGCTTCGCGAGCGACGGCAAGGTCCGGATCGAGGACGCCGCGATCGCCGACGTCGCGGTCGAGGTCAAGCGCACGATCGAAGGCGCCGAGAGCCTCGTGTTCCCGCCGGTCATCACCCTGGAGGGGGCGTTCGGCGCCGACGCGAAGGAGCAGGCGGCAGGAACGCGGGGATTCGGCGACGTGTTCCTGCTCGTCCTTCCCGGAGTCGCCGTCTACGCGTTGTTCCTGCTCGGCGACCAGGGAATGCGCGACCTTCTCACCGAGTCCACCGAGGGCACGTTGCGACGCCAGCTCGCGGGACCCGTCCGTCCGGCGACGATCGTCGCGGGGAAGGCACTGTATTCCGGCGCGCTCTCCGGGATCGGTCTCGTCGTGTTGACGTTCGTCGGCGCGCTCGCCCTCCGCCGGGGCGTCGACCCGGTCGGATACCTCGCGATGGGCGTCGGGACGATTCTCGCGGTCACCGGGGTCGCATCGGTGCTCTACGGCTTCGCGCGCACCGAGCGCCAGGGGGCGACGACGTCGTCGGTCGTCTACCTCGTCCTGGCGTTCGCCGGCGGCGCGTTCTTCCCGATCTCCAATCTCCCCGCGGCCCTCCGGACGTTTTCGGCGATCTCGCCGTTTCGCTGGGGCACGGAGGGGTTCCGCGCGCTGCTCGAGCCGGGCGCCGGGGCAGGCGCGGTGATGCCTCACGCCGGGATCCTGGCGGCGATCGGGGTCGCGTCCCTGGCGATCGGCTCTTGGGCCCTCTCGCGGACCGCCCGCCGCGGGGGAGCGGCGTGA
- a CDS encoding tetratricopeptide repeat protein, whose amino-acid sequence MLSILLAAAVSLTTAEEAVALLAADGPRPSKEVLEAATALIDAAAKQEPANTRWRFGRAIALMYSGNQSEAKALFEAVAAAEPARSEYQYWYGASVFETIDEVGMLGKMSAASKGKAALEKAIALDPGNVRARQALFRFYLEAPGIAGGSVERAREQAQATAALPAGAFRGRMMLGEVAAKEEDWAAMSKAYVAAETAGGTGASPTSAMTAHAFQLIRAKKDPAAALPVIERLAKVEKPGEYTSDFLRGEARSALGDCAGAVESYARVLEKQPDARNTRYSMAACLEKLGRKGEAATHYDEFARRFPKDDRAGKARDQAAKLRKG is encoded by the coding sequence ATGCTCTCGATCCTGCTCGCCGCCGCCGTGTCCCTGACCACCGCGGAGGAGGCGGTCGCCCTCCTCGCAGCCGACGGACCGCGCCCGTCGAAGGAGGTCCTCGAGGCTGCGACCGCCCTCATCGACGCCGCGGCGAAGCAGGAACCGGCGAACACCCGCTGGAGGTTCGGCCGCGCGATCGCCCTGATGTACTCGGGAAATCAGTCCGAGGCGAAGGCCCTGTTCGAGGCGGTGGCGGCGGCCGAGCCCGCCCGCTCCGAGTACCAGTACTGGTACGGCGCCTCGGTCTTCGAGACGATCGACGAGGTCGGGATGCTCGGGAAGATGAGCGCCGCGTCGAAGGGCAAGGCGGCGCTCGAGAAGGCGATCGCGCTCGACCCGGGGAACGTCCGCGCGCGCCAGGCGTTGTTCCGGTTCTACCTCGAGGCACCGGGGATCGCGGGCGGAAGCGTCGAAAGGGCGAGAGAGCAGGCGCAGGCGACGGCGGCGCTTCCGGCCGGCGCCTTCCGCGGCCGGATGATGCTCGGCGAGGTCGCCGCGAAGGAGGAGGACTGGGCGGCGATGTCGAAGGCTTACGTCGCGGCCGAGACCGCAGGCGGGACGGGGGCGAGCCCCACCTCCGCGATGACCGCGCACGCCTTCCAGTTGATCCGCGCCAAGAAGGACCCCGCGGCGGCGCTTCCGGTGATCGAACGCCTCGCGAAGGTCGAGAAGCCCGGCGAATACACCTCCGACTTCCTGCGCGGCGAGGCGAGAAGCGCTCTGGGGGATTGCGCGGGGGCGGTGGAGAGCTACGCACGGGTGCTCGAGAAGCAGCCCGACGCGCGCAACACGCGCTACTCGATGGCGGCGTGTCTGGAGAAGCTCGGCCGCAAGGGGGAAGCCGCAACCCACTACGACGAGTTCGCGAGGCGGTTCCCCAAGGACGACCGGGCCGGGAAGGCGAGGGACCAGGCGGCGAAGCTGCGCAAGGGATGA
- a CDS encoding FG-GAP-like repeat-containing protein, producing the protein MRFLTSLLVVASAFPAAAAPERAWEQKVRDGIAALEYRFSWHDGLLQAPNRAHDFRTSIRPAGFEVVSRTEGPDKLRFALELRSIGRGGFRVETGDGMLSPGDPRVELRRPGGITEWFLNDTKGLKHGVDLAAPPRGDDGEVVLELSLAGNVTAFPEGPSAVSLRNPQGSPVVLYGGLAVFDARGEALPSRFEIGLGVLRIVFDDRGATYPVTVDPLASAPSWSFEPNQAGARAGNAVSTAGDVNGDGYSDLIVAAGAYDEPGLVDAGRVFLFLGNASGNPGAPVGGFSADQAGANLGCSVAALGDVNGDGYDDVAVGAFTYDTQGIPDRGRVYVFLGGPSGLDFSPARILDGAQTAEYFGVRVAGADVNGDGYRDLIVGAFGYDIRSPFVVPDVGKVAVYLGSASGIATSPVWQRIGEVESEQLGAGLAGLGDVNGDGYEDFAAGATGWDGPQGGQDNRGAVDVIHGGPGTPSLGVRIVGTQNGAQLGNAVAGGDFDGDGYADLAVASMTWAGATSDEGMVQVYRGGAGGIGAGSPWWTRVGGVENAQLGFSLGTVDANGDGLADLLIGSDVWDDWDTVVDVGQVSMHHGRRGGLSATPDWVRTGTQNFAYLGVAVASAGDVNGDGFGDVVIGEYGWDGPDFDEGRATLYLGSAGTPQDAFGVKLGTGAGTEQYGYSVASAGDVNGDGYADAIVGAPYYDSGQVAEGKVFFYPGGPSGLTNAPTWVWESNQAEAVFGWAVAGAGDINGDGYDDLLVGAPYYDAPLANEGAVFPFYGSPFGPDVAGTVILSGQADARLGSWVASAGDANGDGFGDVALGAPYTDLGSNVNAGRLLVGYGSASGIPPAFRAVDGGQPGELMGFASAAGDFNRDGYSDLLVGAPGYDLNYGQEGRALIFVGGPGGLGAGAVWSRSGSGVSQASADINYGNSVAAVGDVNGDGYGDWVVGAPGGLRNGGPPYEGVAVLYYGAASLTGLLEGWATEGDQDHAGYGRSVAAAGDVNGDGYDDFAVGARDWDEGASGTQGKLWLYLGSPVGVSSAASWTQTGGVTNGFAASASAGDFDGDGFSDLLVGAPYESLNRGAAHVYYGNGGRGARRLGRQAYQGNVLRPVAALGMMDTTGFNARIEAGSPAGRSRVAVQVEPKPFAVPFDGLGVGSDGSQIMGPGGAPVSFAVTFAALAVNTPYKWRYRVRTANPAFPRTPWLAFRAMGSTQTDFRTVCGLWYGDADGDGYGRSSDVSTACSPPAGYVAQSGDCDDGNGAIHPGAAELCDAVDNDCDRVVDDGAPRPLVTGLVATKIPDPSPYKVSWSWTAAPGATSYDVLRIWLDDVRAIGGFTVDADCACTADDLVGTSVVEEGSIGVPPPWSEAYLVRANSVCGATYDSGSPSQAFSRDGVSANPGACP; encoded by the coding sequence ATGCGATTCCTCACTTCGTTGCTCGTCGTCGCGAGCGCGTTTCCCGCCGCGGCCGCCCCCGAACGTGCGTGGGAACAGAAGGTCCGGGACGGAATCGCCGCGCTCGAGTACCGATTCTCGTGGCACGACGGGCTCCTCCAGGCCCCCAACCGCGCGCACGACTTCCGGACCTCGATCCGGCCGGCCGGCTTCGAAGTCGTCTCGAGGACGGAGGGTCCGGACAAGCTCCGCTTCGCGCTCGAGTTGCGATCGATCGGCCGCGGCGGATTCCGCGTGGAGACGGGCGACGGGATGCTCTCCCCGGGCGATCCCCGCGTCGAGCTCCGCCGTCCGGGCGGCATCACGGAGTGGTTTCTCAACGACACGAAGGGCCTGAAGCACGGCGTCGACCTCGCCGCCCCTCCTCGCGGAGACGACGGCGAGGTCGTGCTCGAGCTCTCGCTCGCCGGGAACGTCACGGCGTTCCCCGAAGGCCCGAGTGCCGTGTCCCTGCGCAACCCACAAGGCAGTCCGGTCGTGCTGTACGGAGGCCTCGCCGTGTTCGACGCGCGCGGCGAGGCCCTTCCGTCCCGATTCGAGATCGGCCTCGGCGTGCTGCGGATCGTCTTCGACGACCGTGGCGCGACCTACCCCGTCACGGTCGATCCCCTCGCGAGCGCGCCGTCGTGGAGCTTCGAGCCGAACCAGGCCGGCGCCCGGGCGGGAAACGCCGTCTCGACGGCGGGAGACGTGAACGGCGACGGCTATTCGGACCTGATCGTCGCCGCAGGGGCGTACGACGAGCCGGGGCTCGTCGACGCGGGCAGGGTCTTCCTGTTCCTCGGGAACGCTTCGGGGAACCCCGGCGCGCCCGTCGGCGGTTTCTCCGCCGATCAGGCCGGCGCGAACCTCGGCTGCTCGGTCGCGGCGCTCGGGGATGTCAACGGCGACGGCTACGACGACGTCGCGGTCGGCGCGTTCACCTACGACACGCAAGGGATCCCCGACCGCGGGCGCGTCTACGTCTTCCTCGGCGGCCCGTCGGGGCTCGACTTCTCGCCGGCGCGGATCCTCGACGGCGCGCAGACGGCCGAGTATTTCGGCGTGCGCGTCGCGGGGGCCGACGTCAACGGCGACGGGTACCGGGACCTGATCGTGGGCGCGTTCGGATACGACATCCGCTCGCCGTTCGTCGTCCCCGACGTCGGCAAGGTGGCGGTCTACCTCGGGAGCGCGTCGGGGATCGCGACCTCCCCCGTGTGGCAGCGCATCGGTGAGGTCGAATCCGAGCAGCTCGGCGCGGGCCTTGCCGGGCTCGGGGACGTGAACGGCGATGGGTACGAGGACTTCGCCGCCGGCGCGACCGGCTGGGACGGTCCCCAGGGAGGTCAGGACAATCGCGGCGCGGTCGACGTGATCCACGGCGGTCCGGGGACCCCGTCGCTCGGAGTCCGCATCGTCGGCACGCAGAACGGAGCGCAGCTCGGGAACGCCGTCGCCGGCGGAGATTTCGACGGGGACGGGTATGCGGATCTCGCCGTGGCCTCGATGACCTGGGCCGGAGCGACGTCGGACGAGGGGATGGTGCAGGTCTACCGCGGCGGCGCGGGGGGCATCGGCGCGGGGTCGCCGTGGTGGACCCGGGTGGGAGGGGTCGAGAACGCGCAACTCGGCTTCTCGCTCGGGACCGTCGACGCGAACGGCGATGGGCTCGCCGATCTCCTGATCGGCTCCGACGTGTGGGACGACTGGGACACCGTCGTGGATGTCGGGCAGGTGTCGATGCACCACGGACGCAGGGGCGGGTTGTCGGCGACTCCCGACTGGGTGCGGACCGGGACGCAGAACTTCGCCTACCTCGGCGTGGCGGTCGCGTCCGCCGGCGACGTCAACGGCGACGGCTTCGGCGACGTGGTGATCGGCGAGTACGGCTGGGACGGTCCCGACTTCGACGAGGGACGGGCGACGCTCTACCTCGGCTCCGCCGGCACGCCCCAGGACGCGTTCGGCGTGAAGCTGGGAACCGGCGCCGGCACGGAGCAATACGGCTACTCCGTCGCCTCGGCGGGGGACGTCAACGGCGACGGGTACGCCGACGCGATCGTGGGGGCGCCCTACTACGACAGCGGCCAGGTCGCGGAGGGGAAGGTGTTCTTCTACCCGGGCGGGCCGTCCGGCCTCACGAACGCTCCGACGTGGGTCTGGGAGTCCAACCAGGCCGAGGCGGTGTTCGGATGGGCCGTCGCCGGCGCGGGGGACATCAACGGGGACGGGTACGACGACCTGCTCGTCGGCGCGCCCTACTACGACGCCCCCCTGGCCAACGAAGGAGCGGTCTTCCCCTTCTACGGCAGTCCGTTCGGACCCGACGTCGCGGGCACCGTGATCCTCTCCGGCCAGGCGGACGCGCGCCTGGGATCCTGGGTCGCCTCGGCGGGGGACGCGAACGGAGACGGCTTCGGCGACGTCGCGCTGGGAGCGCCGTACACCGACCTCGGCTCCAACGTCAACGCGGGGCGCCTGCTGGTCGGCTACGGTTCTGCCTCGGGCATTCCGCCCGCCTTCCGGGCGGTCGACGGCGGGCAACCCGGAGAGCTGATGGGTTTCGCGTCGGCGGCCGGCGATTTCAATCGCGACGGGTATTCCGATCTCCTCGTCGGCGCACCGGGCTACGACCTGAACTACGGGCAGGAGGGAAGGGCCCTGATCTTCGTGGGAGGCCCGGGTGGACTCGGCGCGGGTGCGGTGTGGTCGCGCAGCGGAAGCGGCGTGTCCCAGGCGAGCGCCGACATCAACTACGGGAATTCGGTCGCCGCCGTGGGCGACGTGAACGGCGACGGGTATGGGGACTGGGTCGTCGGCGCGCCGGGGGGCCTGCGCAACGGAGGTCCGCCGTACGAAGGGGTCGCGGTCCTCTATTACGGTGCGGCGAGCCTCACCGGTCTGCTCGAGGGTTGGGCCACCGAAGGCGACCAGGACCACGCCGGGTACGGACGAAGCGTCGCGGCGGCGGGGGACGTCAACGGCGACGGATACGACGACTTCGCCGTGGGCGCACGCGACTGGGACGAAGGGGCGTCGGGTACCCAGGGCAAGTTGTGGCTGTACCTCGGATCTCCGGTCGGGGTCTCCAGCGCCGCGTCGTGGACGCAGACCGGAGGCGTGACGAACGGATTCGCCGCTTCGGCCTCGGCCGGGGACTTCGACGGCGACGGGTTCTCCGATCTGCTGGTCGGCGCGCCGTACGAGTCGCTGAACAGGGGAGCGGCTCACGTCTACTACGGCAACGGCGGGCGTGGCGCGCGACGCCTCGGGCGTCAGGCGTACCAGGGGAACGTGCTGCGCCCGGTCGCGGCGCTCGGGATGATGGACACCACCGGATTCAACGCCAGGATCGAAGCGGGGAGCCCCGCGGGGCGCTCGCGCGTCGCGGTACAGGTCGAGCCGAAGCCGTTCGCCGTTCCCTTCGACGGGCTCGGCGTCGGGAGCGACGGCTCCCAGATCATGGGACCGGGGGGCGCCCCGGTTTCCTTCGCCGTCACCTTCGCCGCGCTGGCGGTGAACACGCCGTACAAGTGGCGTTACCGCGTGCGAACGGCGAATCCCGCCTTCCCGAGGACACCGTGGCTCGCGTTCCGTGCGATGGGGAGCACTCAGACCGACTTCCGCACCGTGTGCGGGCTCTGGTATGGCGACGCGGACGGCGACGGTTACGGCAGGTCGTCCGACGTGTCGACCGCGTGTTCTCCCCCCGCGGGGTACGTCGCCCAGAGCGGCGATTGCGACGACGGAAACGGGGCGATTCATCCGGGAGCGGCGGAGCTTTGCGACGCCGTGGACAACGACTGCGACCGCGTCGTGGACGACGGAGCCCCGCGCCCGCTCGTCACCGGACTCGTCGCGACCAAGATCCCCGATCCCTCGCCGTACAAGGTGAGCTGGAGCTGGACCGCCGCGCCCGGGGCCACGTCCTACGACGTCCTGAGGATCTGGCTCGACGACGTCCGCGCGATCGGAGGATTCACCGTGGACGCCGACTGCGCCTGCACCGCGGACGACCTGGTCGGAACGTCCGTCGTCGAGGAAGGCTCGATCGGGGTCCCGCCCCCGTGGAGCGAGGCCTACCTCGTCCGGGCGAACTCGGTCTGCGGGGCGACGTACGACAGCGGCTCCCCGTCCCAGGCCTTCTCCCGCGACGGCGTGAGCGCGAATCCGGGAGCGTGTCCCTGA
- a CDS encoding ATP-binding protein, which produces MNRPCLALALSALVSARASAVERLVRSFDSPGGAANVGRTSLDQDADGYLWVGSEAGLFRFDGYETRPIAQGTFSVIEGCGARGRVLVNQGGVHLFRTAPGGLEPVETPIPQPFADFRHTVCDDGGTLWFLSGDTIWRLEPGGASSRVPLTLGDGERLYRLSRGRGSSIVVGTDRRVAELAVDGSLREIAALPHVARAVARGDGSWVFFAFDPRTRWGVWTARDGVAAKRFDIPGLPAGLVVRGEAIWASFDYGMIVARPDRSVEFLRSTPAEPTGGAILLDREGSLWAASPRGLRQYPEPDTVGLHPPESVLFTRYLRLDRGGVEISSWSGRYRAVATGTGLALLPTPLQGVAAACTDAGGRQWTVTDHTFVVVAPGGAERRPAYPGVYDLHPCASGDDGAMWMPTNAGLFRLGRDAPAPSKVLDGATTAVVVLPTGEVLAAREREACASRDGVAWSCVPLEAAGLAPWTLHVATSGNVYAAGPGARGILRRGSDGSWADVAVDPPLGGLPVRLAPSPRGGIWIAASGEVVRAIEDIPGVLRVVERLGASQGFPGVGGTDVLELDDGTVCVGAGVSLVRIPAAARDRSAPIGRLVITGATVDGASVDPSKPFELPFRRNRLELHASALTFRDPSSVRYRHRLRPGDRWSDPVVDPHLRFFDLPHGRYDLSLQASLDGSTWIDAPAPVRFRIDEPWYLSRLFFALLAGVAAGSAWIAARIRAGRRRVLEEQRRRIAMDLHDAIGSGLGTIGLLAGPLREAGAPIAAIAAELGVSLADIVWSLRESSGSLEAVAEHLLQRGRAMFAEGAAEIRFDFPGTWPSRELSLPLRRNLVLIALEAMHNAARHSGAGRVTLRLAREGHGWILEVVDDGRGLGGPTRPGGGMGLGNMRRRAEDIGARLEIASPPGGGTCVRVRFAL; this is translated from the coding sequence ATGAACCGGCCCTGCCTCGCGCTCGCGTTGAGCGCGCTCGTCTCCGCCCGGGCGTCGGCCGTCGAGCGGCTCGTGCGTTCGTTCGACTCGCCCGGCGGCGCGGCGAACGTCGGACGCACGAGCCTCGACCAGGACGCCGACGGATACCTGTGGGTCGGGTCGGAGGCGGGCCTGTTCCGATTCGACGGGTACGAGACCCGGCCGATCGCCCAGGGGACCTTCTCCGTCATCGAAGGGTGCGGCGCGCGCGGCCGGGTGCTCGTCAATCAGGGCGGCGTCCACCTGTTCCGCACCGCGCCGGGCGGCCTCGAGCCGGTCGAAACGCCGATCCCTCAACCCTTCGCGGACTTCAGGCACACCGTCTGCGACGACGGCGGAACCCTCTGGTTCCTCTCCGGCGACACGATCTGGCGACTCGAGCCGGGCGGCGCCTCGTCGAGGGTTCCCCTGACGCTGGGGGACGGCGAGAGGCTCTACCGCCTGTCCCGCGGCCGTGGGAGCTCGATCGTGGTGGGAACCGACCGGCGCGTCGCGGAACTTGCGGTCGACGGAAGCCTCCGGGAGATCGCCGCGCTGCCGCACGTCGCGCGCGCGGTTGCGCGCGGCGATGGATCGTGGGTGTTCTTCGCATTCGACCCGAGGACGCGCTGGGGAGTGTGGACGGCGCGGGACGGCGTGGCGGCGAAACGGTTCGACATCCCCGGTCTCCCCGCGGGGCTCGTGGTCCGCGGCGAGGCGATCTGGGCGTCGTTCGACTACGGGATGATCGTCGCGCGCCCCGATCGATCGGTCGAGTTCCTCCGCTCGACGCCGGCCGAGCCCACGGGGGGAGCGATCCTCCTGGACCGTGAGGGGAGCCTCTGGGCGGCGAGCCCGCGAGGGCTCCGGCAATACCCCGAGCCCGACACCGTCGGGCTGCACCCTCCAGAATCGGTCCTCTTCACCCGGTACCTGCGGCTCGACCGCGGCGGCGTCGAGATCAGCTCCTGGTCGGGTCGTTACCGCGCGGTGGCGACCGGGACCGGTCTCGCGCTGTTGCCGACGCCCCTTCAGGGGGTCGCGGCGGCGTGCACGGACGCCGGCGGCCGGCAGTGGACGGTGACCGACCACACGTTCGTCGTCGTGGCCCCGGGAGGGGCCGAGCGCCGCCCCGCCTACCCCGGCGTCTACGACCTCCATCCGTGCGCGTCGGGGGACGACGGCGCGATGTGGATGCCGACAAACGCCGGGTTGTTCCGGCTCGGGCGCGACGCGCCGGCGCCTTCCAAGGTCCTCGATGGGGCAACGACGGCGGTGGTGGTGCTCCCCACCGGGGAGGTCCTCGCGGCGCGCGAGAGGGAGGCGTGCGCGTCGCGCGACGGCGTGGCTTGGTCCTGCGTACCCCTCGAGGCGGCGGGGTTGGCTCCCTGGACGCTGCACGTGGCGACGTCGGGGAACGTCTACGCGGCGGGACCCGGCGCTCGCGGGATCCTGCGGCGCGGAAGTGACGGCTCGTGGGCCGACGTCGCGGTCGATCCTCCGCTCGGTGGGCTTCCCGTACGGCTGGCGCCGTCCCCCCGCGGCGGGATCTGGATCGCCGCATCCGGCGAGGTGGTCCGCGCGATCGAAGACATTCCGGGGGTCCTGCGCGTCGTCGAGCGACTCGGGGCGTCTCAGGGGTTCCCCGGGGTCGGTGGAACCGACGTCCTGGAGCTGGACGACGGCACGGTCTGCGTCGGCGCGGGGGTCTCCCTCGTGCGGATCCCCGCCGCCGCACGCGACCGGAGCGCGCCGATCGGACGCCTGGTGATCACGGGGGCGACGGTGGACGGCGCGTCCGTGGATCCGTCGAAGCCGTTCGAGCTCCCCTTCCGGCGCAACCGGCTCGAGCTTCATGCCTCCGCGCTGACGTTCCGGGACCCCTCGTCGGTTCGATACCGGCACCGGCTCCGCCCCGGCGACCGGTGGTCGGATCCGGTCGTCGATCCGCATCTCCGCTTCTTCGACCTGCCCCACGGACGATACGACCTCTCGCTTCAGGCGAGCCTGGACGGATCGACGTGGATCGACGCCCCCGCACCGGTGCGGTTCCGGATCGACGAGCCGTGGTATCTCAGCCGCCTGTTCTTCGCCCTCCTCGCGGGCGTCGCCGCCGGGTCGGCTTGGATCGCCGCCAGGATCCGTGCAGGGCGAAGACGCGTGCTCGAGGAGCAGCGCCGACGCATCGCGATGGACCTCCACGACGCGATCGGCTCGGGGCTCGGCACGATCGGCCTGCTCGCCGGGCCCCTTCGCGAGGCGGGCGCGCCCATCGCGGCGATCGCCGCGGAGCTGGGCGTTTCCCTCGCGGACATCGTCTGGTCGCTGCGGGAGAGCTCCGGGTCGCTCGAGGCGGTGGCCGAGCACCTGCTCCAGCGCGGACGCGCGATGTTCGCGGAGGGGGCGGCGGAGATCCGGTTCGACTTTCCCGGAACCTGGCCCTCGCGCGAGCTGTCGCTCCCGCTGCGGCGCAACCTCGTGCTGATCGCCCTCGAGGCGATGCACAACGCCGCGCGGCACTCCGGGGCGGGGCGCGTCACGCTCCGCCTGGCGCGGGAGGGACACGGCTGGATCCTCGAGGTCGTCGACGACGGGCGAGGGCTCGGGGGACCGACCCGTCCCGGCGGCGGGATGGGCCTGGGCAACATGCGCCGACGCGCCGAAGACATCGGCGCCCGGCTCGAGATCGCGTCGCCGCCGGGCGGGGGGACGTGCGTGCGGGTGAGGTTCGCGCTCTAG